From Jeotgalibacillus haloalkalitolerans:
TTAAAAATGTTTCAGCCTCTTATTCGTTTCTCTGCGCTTTAGGGGGACGCTTTCCGGACGGAGGTTGCGGGGTCTCTGCTTCCCTCTATTCGTCCCGGAGTCGCCCCCTTACGCTTCGCTGCACTTAAATTTAATTCAATAAATATTAGTTACTAACTCACCCTTTATTACTTAGAGCATTTCTTTTAGAAATCGTTTCGTTGCGCTTCACTATCGTATTTGAAGTCAATTGTTTTATTCATACATTTTATCTATTTGAGACTTAATTAAAAACTTCGACATCTTAATTCAATCTATTTTAATTTTCCCGATCAATAAACGGATGCTCTTCTGTCGGCGGCTTTAACCCCATCGTCACGATATGATTGCGTGCTTCTTCATCTCCGATTTCACCGATCAGCCTATAAATTTTGATCAGGAGATTATCTGATTCCTGATTCGCTTTATCCACATGATAAGGGACTGAAGGCATCTGCCCGGTTAAAAAACCTTCCATCTCACTTTCTTCGTTCCGGTCAAACAGCATTCTCAGCTTTGTAATTTCATCATCAGTCGCATTAACTACAAATTCATAGGGCGAATCAGTCCCGCTTCTTAAAATTTCCCGTCTGGCAACTGACACATAATAAGTGTTTTTCTGCTCCATTTCATCACTCCTCTTCATTCAGTATGTCCAGTAACCATGATCTTCATGATTAGAATTAAGCTTGATGGGTATAGTGGTAGTGAGACATACGAACTACGGATATCCTGGACATTTTGAAAGGAGGACGGGAACGTGAAACTCGTGGATGAAATTTTTGAAATGTATAAAGGTAAAATCCGGGGCAGTCAGGAAGACCTTGATATGATTGCCTTTACAATACTTGAACAGTTGGATCATACTGAACTTCTTGATATGGTAAAAGAGCTGTCAGAGGATGAGCTCGCTTATTTTATTCGTCTATACATAGTTGAATCACTCAAAGGCCGACTTGAACAGTTGGATGATACAAAGACTTTTTATCATTAAATCGTTCTCTGCAAAAAAGATGGGACACCTTTTATCGTGGTGTCCCATCTTTTTTGTGCATCTTACCCTTTCAGGTCAATCGCGTGGCCTTTATGAGGATGCGGAGCAGGAGTGCCGCCCTGGTTATTCATTGCCTCAAGCATCGCGACAGCCCCTGCTGCCTGTTGAGTCATCGCACTGTTCATAATGCTTAAGCTTGCTGTCTGCTGAATTTGTGCTGTTTGCTTTGCCATGATTGAAGAGATTTCCATATCATCACTCCTTTTGACGATTGTACCATTACCCATAAAATAAAGCACCGCCAAAAAGCGGTGCCTGACATATTATTTACCCAGGAATGAACGCAGCATCCATGCGTGCTTTTCAAGACTCTGATGAATAGACAGCAGCATATCGCTCGTCATTTCATCATCGTCCTGCTGCGCGAGCTCCATACCTGATTTTAAATGATCCATTAATGTTTCAAAGTCACTGTTCAGTACTTCCACCATCTGATCAGCGGACTCACCGCCTTCTGCCTCGTGCACAAGTGACAGCTCAAGCGATTCTTTAAGTGTGGCAACCGGCTCCCCTTTTAGTGCAAGCAGTCTTTCTGCAAGCTCATCAATATGAATCGCGGCTTCATTATAAAGCTCTTCAAACTTTTCATGAAGAGTAAAAAACTGATGCCCTTTTACATACCAGTGATAGTTATGTAACTTCGTGTAAAGCACCGTCCAGCTCGCAATTTGTTTGTTCACGTTTTTTACTAATTCAGGATTTGCACTCATCATACATCTTCCTTTCGAATTTAGTGTTCTTCTTATTTTGTACCACTCACTGCCGAAATTAAACGTATGAGCATGTTTCAGTCTTTACAGACGAACTCGTGCTACACTGTAAGTAATGTAATTGCAGAGGTGAAAGTATGAAAAAAATAATGCTTGCTGTGATCCGTTTTTATCAAAAAGGAATTTCTCCGTTAACACCGCCCAGCTGCCGTTTTTACCCTACCTGTTCTCAGTACGGGATTGAAGCGATACAGAAGCACGGCGCTTTTAAAGGCGGTATCATGACAATGATAAGAATCTTAAAGTGCCAGCCACTTCACCCGGGTGGTGTAGACCATGTGCCGGATAATTGGCCGTCAGGAAGAAAAAATTCCTGACGGTTTTCTCTTGCATTCTTTTAAAATTCATAGTAAAGTAACGATTGTTGAATTATAAATCGTAATTATTACTATTTAGAACGAGGTGCAACATGAAGAAAAAATCATTACTAATGTTAGCTGCTGTAGCCCCATGGATACTTGCAGGATGTAATACAGGCTCAGAAGCCGAAGATAACGGAGACGCACTGGAAGTTTACACAACTGTTTACCCGCTACAGTATTTTGCTGAAGAAATCGGCGGAGAGCATGTATCAGTTGATACAATCTATCCACCCGGGTCCGATGAACATACTTTCGAGCCTTCTCAAAGAGATATGATCGACCTTGCAGAGGGAGATGTGTTTTTTTATATCGGTCTTGGACTCGAAGGATTTGTTGAAAATGCAAAAGATGTACTGCAGAGTGAAGATTTAAATATGGTTGCAGCAGATGCGATTTCAGATGAAGAACTTGCAGCTGGAGAACATGACCATGCGCATGAGGATGAAGAAGATGAGCATGCTCATGAAGATGAAGAACATGCTCATGAGGAAGACGAGCACGCTCATGAAGATGAAGAGCATGCACATGAGGAAGACGAGCACGCGCATGAAGATGAAGAGCATGCTCATGAGGAAGACGAGCACGCTCATGAAGATGAAGAGCATGCACATGAGGAAGACGAGCATGCACATGAGGAAGACGAGCACGCGCATGAAGATGAAGAGCATGCTGATAGTGAAGGGCATGAAGGACATAATCATGGTGACACTGACCCTCATGTCTGGCTGGATCCGGTTCTTTCACAGTCATTAGCTGAATCAGTAAAGGATACGTTGATTGAGGAAATGCCAGAGCAGGAAGCTTATTTCACTGAGAACTATGAAAACCTGATTGAGCGTCTTGATGAGCTTGATCATCAGTTTGAAGAGCTTGCAAGTGAAGCTGAACTTAATCAATTCTTTGTTTCTCATGCCGCTTACAGTTACTGGGACAGCCGATATGGTATCGAGCAACAGGCAATTGCGGGTATCTCAACAACTGATGAGCCGTCTCAGCGTGAATTAACTGAACTGATCGAATCAGCTACTTCACAAAATGTAGAATATCTGCTGGTTGAGCAAAATGTATCGTCAAACCTGACAGATGTGATTCAAAGCGAAATCGGTGCTGAGACACTGCCGCTTCACAACCTGTCCGTTTTAACTGACGATGATATCGAGAACGAAGAAACTTATTTCTCACTGATGGAAAAAAATATCGAGTCGCTTAGAACAGCAATGAAAGCTGAATAGAGATTGAAAAAAAGACATCGGTGCAGCTTGCCGATGTCTTTTTTATCGTTAACATTCACTCGGGATATTCAAACCGCTCAAGCGTAACTTCATCAAGCCGCCTTCTATTCAATTCCACACCAATTCCATTGCCCTGAAAAGGCTCAACCAGGCCTTTATTCACAATCAGTTCAGGTGTTGTAATATCCTCTGTCCAATATCTGCTGGAGGCTGACAGATCACCTGGTATGGTAAAGCCGGGCAGCATGGAGATTGCTGCATTGTGTGCTCTTGAGATGCCGAATTCAAGCATCCCACCGCACCAGATTTGAATATCATTTTCCATACATAGATCATGTATCTTTTTCGCCGCTGTGATACCGCCAACCCGTCCGATTTTCAGGTTAATCACCCTGCAGCTTTTAAATGTAATTGCGTTTACTGCTGCCCGGTAGGAATTGATGCTTTCATCAAGACAGATCGGTGTCTTCATCTGAAGCTGGACAGCCGCATGCTCAGCCAGGTCATCCACTGCAAAAGGCTGCTCAATCATTTGCAGACCAAGATCATCAAGTGCCAGAAGGTCTTCTGTATATCCGCTGTAAGCTGAATTCGCATCCGCAAGAATCTGAATCAGAGGAAATTGTTCACGCAACGCCTTAAGCGGGACGAGATCATAGCCTGGACGGATTTTGACTTTGATCCGCTGGTATCCCTGCTCCTGAGCCTGCTCAGCCTGATCAAGCAAATCATCAATGTCTTTAGAACCAATCGCAACACCAGCCAGCGCATGCGTTCGTGATCCCCCGAGACACTCAGATAAAGACACTCCCTTCTGCTTCGCGTACAAATCCCAGACAGCCATATCTACTGCAGCTTTTGCCATCGGATTGCCCCGGACAGATGAGAATCTTTTCTGAAGGTCTTCAGGGTGCCCGAGCGGCTCCTGAAATAAAAGCGGCAACAGGTGATGTTGAATCATCTCCAGGCTGGATGCTACCGTTTCTTCTGTATACCAGGGTGATGAAAAGGCAACACCCTCACCCAGACCGCATTTTCCGTCAGTGTCATATAATTCAAGCACCAGCCCTTCTCGTTCCGTCACTGTTCCAAGACTTGTATGAAAAGGTGTTTTTAACGTCATGCTGATTCTGCTGATGACTGCGCTAGACAGATTCATGATTGATCTCCTCTTTCAGCTTTCTTCTGACAAGCTTCCCTGCTGCATTTCTCGGCAGTTCATTGACAAAGCGGTACATTTTCGGGACTTTATATCCTGCCAGCCGCTTACTGACAAAGTTGTGCAGAGTCTCTTTCTCAACTTCTTCAATGAGGACGATAAAAGCAGCAGGCACTTCCCCCCACCTGTCATCTTTTTTCCCGACAACCCCTGCTTCTTTTACAGCCGGGTGCCCGGAAAGAACGGACTCAACTTCAGCCGGATAAACATTTTCACCGCCTGAAATAATCAGGTCTGAACGGCGGTCAGCGACAAAAAGAAACCCTTCTTCATCCAGGTAGCCCACATCTCCCGTTTTAAGCCATCCCTCTGAAAAAGCTTCCTGAGTCGCTGATGGATTGTTCAGATATCCTTTTGTCACTGAAGGTCCTTTGACAAGAATTTCTCCAATGACATAATCATCGCAACCTTCTCCCTGCTCATCAGTAATTTTAATTTCTCCAGGGAAAAGCGGTTTTCCTGATGCGCCTGTTTTACGTGTGGCATCAGCCGGCGAAAGGGTTGTGAACTGAGAAGCAGTTTCTGTCATGCCGTAAGACTGAAACACCGGTATGTGCTCATCGTGACAGCGTTCAACCATATGTAAAGGTGCCGGTCCCCCGCCAAGAATCATACATCTGAAAAAAGAATGGTAGCGCTCATTTTTAACATCAAGCAGCCGCTCGAGCATGGTTGTAACAACAGATATGATAGAGCCCTTCCCATTTACAAGATCTGCGTGAATGCTGCGTTCATCAAACTTTTCATATAGTCTGACGCCTATTCCGTATATCACACTTCTCATCAGGATTGAATAACCGCTGATATGAAACAGAGGAACCGCACACATCCAGATGTCATCAGGTCGGTGACCAATATTAAAAGCCGATCCTGAAGCACTTGAGAAATGATTATCATAGGTCTGCATCACACCTTTTGGATTGCCTGTGGTACCTGATGTATACATCACCGAGCAGACATCCTCTTCTTCAAATGGCACATATGGCCAGCACTCACCTGTTTTCAGCTCATCAATTGAAATTGCTCTATCTGTGTTTATTACAAACTGATCTTGATAAATCACAAGCTGTGCCTGACTGTCTTTCAGCTGATACTGCCACTCTTTCTGGGACAAACGGTTATTCAGCATTAACACCGGCACACGGATTTTCTGGAGTGCATGGATTAGAAAAACAGATTGAGGCTGATTTGTAATAAGCAGCGCAACAGGTGACTGATTCTGAATATGAGGCGAGATTTTCTCAGCCAATTCAGTCGCTTCTTCATTCATCTCACGGAACGTCCATGCGCTTTTACCGGCATAAAGTCCAATCTGATCAGGCGATAGTAAAGCTCTTTTCTCAAGCCAGCTTTTCATATTCGTTCTCCTTTCTTTATATTCATGATTGCTGAATAAGTTAGTACCAAATTTACCGGGGATTGAGCGGAAGACGGGGACTCCACCGTCCGGCCGCGGAAAACTTCCGCCTGGAGCTTCAATCCCCAGCCGGAGTTTATTATCATATAAAAATGCCCTGCAGGCCGGAGCTCACAGGGCAGACATGTCGATTTAAGGGAAACGAGGGAACTGGCCGAAGTCAGGCTTACGCTTCTCTTTAAAGGCATCGCGGCCTTCTTTTGCTTCATCCGTTGTATAGTAAAGAAGTGTTGCGTCTCCTGCAAACTGCTGAAGACCTGCAAGACCGTCAGTATCTGCATTCATCGCTGCTTTTACAAAGCGCAGTGCAGTCGGGCTCTTCTCAAGCATTTCCTCACACCATTTAACCGTCTCATCTTCAAGCTGATCAAGTGGCACGACTGTGTTTACTAAGCCCATATCAAGCGCTTCTTTTGCATCATACTGACGGCAAAGGAACCAGATTTCACGTGCTTTCTTATGACCGATAATACGTGCAAGGTAGCCTGAACCGTAACCTGCGTCAAATGAACCAACTTTTGGTCCCGTCTGTCCGAAGATTGCGTTATCAGCAGCAATTGTCAGGTCACATACAACGTGTAATACGTGTCCGCCACCAATTGCATAACCTGAAACCATCGCGATAACCGGCTTTGGAATCACACGGATCAGACGCTGAAGGTCAAGTACATTCAGACGCGGAATCTCATCTTCCCCTACATAACCGCCGTGTCCGCGGACGCTCTGGTCTCCACCTGAACAGAATGCTTTATCGCCGACACCGGCAAGCACAATCACGCCTACACTGGAATCGTCACGCGCGTATGCAAAAGCATCGATCAGTTCCATTACTGTTTTCGGACGGAAAGCATTGCGCACTTCCGGACGGTTGATAGAGATCTTTGCAATCCCATTGTACGTTTCATATAAAATATCTTCATAGTTTCGTTCCTGTACCCATTCACGAGTCATGAAAGAAACCTCCTTAATATGTAGTTGAGTTTTTAATAAAAACTCCCTTACCATTGTATCAAATTTTCCCGGCTGTTCCACCTGTATTGCATGCCCGGACTGCAAAATGTTCTGATGAATGGCATTTGGAAGTGATTTTTCCATTTCAGTGGCAATATTGATAAACTTCTGATCCCATTCCCCGGTTAATAGTAAAACCGGCATATGAAGCGTGTGAAGGCTTTCCCAGTATGAAGGCTGACTGCCTGTTCCCATATGACGCAGGCTAGCTGCAAGGCCTTCTTCACTATTTTTCAGCCTGCCTGAACGGATTTCCTGACGCTTTTGAAGGCTTAACTGCTTCTGGGAGTCGAAGAGCGGTAACTGCTCCCACCTGTCAGTAAACCGCTCCACACCTTCCTTTTCAATAAATGAAGTAAGCTCTTCATCACTGATCTTTCTCTGATGCCGCTCTTCAGCTGTCTTCAATCCCGGTGAAGCACTCTCAAGAACCAGACTGCTGACACGGTCCGGGTATATACTCGCAAAAGCTAAAGCCGTTCTTCCGCCCATCGAATAACCGATAAAAGCAGCCTGCCCGATTTCCAGCTGATCAAGTATCTCTTTTATCGACTCACATACATGCTCCATCGAAAAAGATTGCTCATCGCGGACGATTGTCTGACCATGTCCAGGCAGATCAATTGAAATCGCCTGATAGTCATATTTTAGAGCATGTGCAAATCTTGACCAGCTTTCAGCGCTGCCTGTAAAACCGTGCAGTAGCACAACAGGTAGACCGCTGCCGGTTATGTTTACATGATAGGCTCCACCCTTCACATGACATATCATCTCTATTCCCCCCGTACTGCACCTGCAACTGTTTCCCAGAGCAGGCGGTGAGAGGCGGTATTTTTTTCGCGATCCGTTATCACTTCTGTCAGTTTGAGACTGTGATTGTCACCAGATAGAGATTGCTGAAGCGCTTCTTTCGTTTCACAGCGCTCATAATTCATGTCATATAGTGCAGCGGCATGCCTGAAATCGAGCGATGGCGGTGTGCCAAATAACGTTTCAAAATGCTCCGGTTCTGAAGCCTGCGGGAGAAATGAGAAGATTCCTCCACCGTTATTATTCATGACGACTATCTGTAATTGGCTAGGATGCTGCTTTGTCACGAGCAGTCCATTTAAATCATGGAACATTGATAGATCACCGATTAATAAATACACTGGCTCCCTTTTTACAGAAGCAATACCCAATGCTGTTGAGACGACGCCATCAATTCCGTTTGCACCGCGGTTTGCCCAGACATGAAACGGATTCATTCCGCGGATCCAGAACGTATCAACATCACGGACCGGCATACTGTTACCGACCAGCAGATGAGCCCCTTCAGGCAGAGATCGCAATAAAGTCCCCACTGCCGCACCTTCATCGGTTTCACGGTCAGTATACTGACGGATTTGATGCGCTGCTTTTTCATTTAAAGAGATCCACCGGTTAAGCCATGAACGTTCACTTTTCTCTATGTCAGCTTTCGCTAATTGTTCAGCAAAAAGCTGGTCATTCATTTCAATATAATGTGTTGCTGATGAGGTCGGGTCACGCCAGTCAGCCCCTTCATCAATCAGCCACTGACTGCACGCACTTCCTTTAACATACTGTGTCAACGCTTTTGAAACCGGCATTCCGCCAAAACGGATGATCAGATCTGCCTGTAAAAGCTGCTTCACTTCATTATCCCGTAAAAATGCATCATAGCATTCAATGACTGACGGGTGATGCTCCATCAGTGAACGTAATCCACTTAACGGATCTGCCAATACAGGAAATCCTGTCGCTTCGGCTAAATGAATGATTGCATCAGCAGCCGTCTGGTCTTCTGAAGGACCCGCGATAATTAACCCTTTCTCAGCCTGATGCAGCTGCTGTATCAGATCGGATAATTGATGCTCACTCAACTGTTTTTCAGCCAGATAAACGGATGAAAGTGGTTTGCTGTCCGGTGTAAATGATAGATCCGGAGACAACGGCTCTCTGAAAGGAAAATTGAGATGAACCGGCCCTTTAGGTGCAGCTGATGACTTAGCGGCAGCTTTAGCAGCAATTCTTCCTGTATACAGCAGCATATCAGGTTCAGATTCAGGAATCGGCATGTCATAAAACCATTTGGCATGTTTACCGAATAAATTGATCTGATCAATTGCCTGCGGTGCCCCGTTATCGCGGAGCTCATGAGGCCGGTCAGCTGTTAAGACGATGAGCGGTACTCTCGCATAACGTGCTTCCACGACAGCTGGGTAATAATTCGCTGCAGCCGTACCTGACGTACAGACAATCGCTACCGGCTCCTGGGAAGCTTTGGCCATACCCAGCGCATAAAAAGCGGCAGAACGTTCATCTACATTCACATGCGTCTGGATACCCGG
This genomic window contains:
- a CDS encoding DUF6154 family protein; its protein translation is MKLVDEIFEMYKGKIRGSQEDLDMIAFTILEQLDHTELLDMVKELSEDELAYFIRLYIVESLKGRLEQLDDTKTFYH
- a CDS encoding Dps family protein; this translates as MSANPELVKNVNKQIASWTVLYTKLHNYHWYVKGHQFFTLHEKFEELYNEAAIHIDELAERLLALKGEPVATLKESLELSLVHEAEGGESADQMVEVLNSDFETLMDHLKSGMELAQQDDDEMTSDMLLSIHQSLEKHAWMLRSFLGK
- a CDS encoding o-succinylbenzoate--CoA ligase — its product is MKSWLEKRALLSPDQIGLYAGKSAWTFREMNEEATELAEKISPHIQNQSPVALLITNQPQSVFLIHALQKIRVPVLMLNNRLSQKEWQYQLKDSQAQLVIYQDQFVINTDRAISIDELKTGECWPYVPFEEEDVCSVMYTSGTTGNPKGVMQTYDNHFSSASGSAFNIGHRPDDIWMCAVPLFHISGYSILMRSVIYGIGVRLYEKFDERSIHADLVNGKGSIISVVTTMLERLLDVKNERYHSFFRCMILGGGPAPLHMVERCHDEHIPVFQSYGMTETASQFTTLSPADATRKTGASGKPLFPGEIKITDEQGEGCDDYVIGEILVKGPSVTKGYLNNPSATQEAFSEGWLKTGDVGYLDEEGFLFVADRRSDLIISGGENVYPAEVESVLSGHPAVKEAGVVGKKDDRWGEVPAAFIVLIEEVEKETLHNFVSKRLAGYKVPKMYRFVNELPRNAAGKLVRRKLKEEINHESV
- the menB gene encoding 1,4-dihydroxy-2-naphthoyl-CoA synthase — encoded protein: MTREWVQERNYEDILYETYNGIAKISINRPEVRNAFRPKTVMELIDAFAYARDDSSVGVIVLAGVGDKAFCSGGDQSVRGHGGYVGEDEIPRLNVLDLQRLIRVIPKPVIAMVSGYAIGGGHVLHVVCDLTIAADNAIFGQTGPKVGSFDAGYGSGYLARIIGHKKAREIWFLCRQYDAKEALDMGLVNTVVPLDQLEDETVKWCEEMLEKSPTALRFVKAAMNADTDGLAGLQQFAGDATLLYYTTDEAKEGRDAFKEKRKPDFGQFPRFP
- the menD gene encoding 2-succinyl-5-enolpyruvyl-6-hydroxy-3-cyclohexene-1-carboxylic-acid synthase, producing the protein MSHKENLTAYVSSFIEQLYQSGVKRAVISPGSRSTPLAYLLKNHPGIQTHVNVDERSAAFYALGMAKASQEPVAIVCTSGTAAANYYPAVVEARYARVPLIVLTADRPHELRDNGAPQAIDQINLFGKHAKWFYDMPIPESEPDMLLYTGRIAAKAAAKSSAAPKGPVHLNFPFREPLSPDLSFTPDSKPLSSVYLAEKQLSEHQLSDLIQQLHQAEKGLIIAGPSEDQTAADAIIHLAEATGFPVLADPLSGLRSLMEHHPSVIECYDAFLRDNEVKQLLQADLIIRFGGMPVSKALTQYVKGSACSQWLIDEGADWRDPTSSATHYIEMNDQLFAEQLAKADIEKSERSWLNRWISLNEKAAHQIRQYTDRETDEGAAVGTLLRSLPEGAHLLVGNSMPVRDVDTFWIRGMNPFHVWANRGANGIDGVVSTALGIASVKREPVYLLIGDLSMFHDLNGLLVTKQHPSQLQIVVMNNNGGGIFSFLPQASEPEHFETLFGTPPSLDFRHAAALYDMNYERCETKEALQQSLSGDNHSLKLTEVITDREKNTASHRLLWETVAGAVRGE
- a CDS encoding metal ABC transporter solute-binding protein, Zn/Mn family, which translates into the protein MKKKSLLMLAAVAPWILAGCNTGSEAEDNGDALEVYTTVYPLQYFAEEIGGEHVSVDTIYPPGSDEHTFEPSQRDMIDLAEGDVFFYIGLGLEGFVENAKDVLQSEDLNMVAADAISDEELAAGEHDHAHEDEEDEHAHEDEEHAHEEDEHAHEDEEHAHEEDEHAHEDEEHAHEEDEHAHEDEEHAHEEDEHAHEEDEHAHEDEEHADSEGHEGHNHGDTDPHVWLDPVLSQSLAESVKDTLIEEMPEQEAYFTENYENLIERLDELDHQFEELASEAELNQFFVSHAAYSYWDSRYGIEQQAIAGISTTDEPSQRELTELIESATSQNVEYLLVEQNVSSNLTDVIQSEIGAETLPLHNLSVLTDDDIENEETYFSLMEKNIESLRTAMKAE
- the yidD gene encoding membrane protein insertion efficiency factor YidD; protein product: MKKIMLAVIRFYQKGISPLTPPSCRFYPTCSQYGIEAIQKHGAFKGGIMTMIRILKCQPLHPGGVDHVPDNWPSGRKNS
- a CDS encoding hydrolase, translating into MEQKNTYYVSVARREILRSGTDSPYEFVVNATDDEITKLRMLFDRNEESEMEGFLTGQMPSVPYHVDKANQESDNLLIKIYRLIGEIGDEEARNHIVTMGLKPPTEEHPFIDREN
- a CDS encoding putative motility protein, with amino-acid sequence MEISSIMAKQTAQIQQTASLSIMNSAMTQQAAGAVAMLEAMNNQGGTPAPHPHKGHAIDLKG
- the menC gene encoding o-succinylbenzoate synthase, which gives rise to MNLSSAVISRISMTLKTPFHTSLGTVTEREGLVLELYDTDGKCGLGEGVAFSSPWYTEETVASSLEMIQHHLLPLLFQEPLGHPEDLQKRFSSVRGNPMAKAAVDMAVWDLYAKQKGVSLSECLGGSRTHALAGVAIGSKDIDDLLDQAEQAQEQGYQRIKVKIRPGYDLVPLKALREQFPLIQILADANSAYSGYTEDLLALDDLGLQMIEQPFAVDDLAEHAAVQLQMKTPICLDESINSYRAAVNAITFKSCRVINLKIGRVGGITAAKKIHDLCMENDIQIWCGGMLEFGISRAHNAAISMLPGFTIPGDLSASSRYWTEDITTPELIVNKGLVEPFQGNGIGVELNRRRLDEVTLERFEYPE